A stretch of Vibrio aphrogenes DNA encodes these proteins:
- a CDS encoding phosphoadenylyl-sulfate reductase — protein sequence MLNDIEQIGTGLQLKLDELLSLNKVEQSLKLAEINSRLETLNAQDRIHWALKHLQGEFAVSSSFGIQAAVMLHLVTQAKSDIPVILTDTGYLFPETYRFIDELTNKLTLNLKVFRAEQSPNWQEALYGKLWEQGVEGLEKYNKINKVEPMRRALHELKISTWFSGLRRDQSSTRNNLPILAIQNGVFKFLPIIDWTNKDIYDYLQKHGLSYHPLWEQGYLSVGDTHTTRKWEPGMTEEETRFFGLKRECGLHEDDPDAQTDGSGI from the coding sequence ATGCTTAATGATATAGAACAGATAGGTACAGGGCTGCAACTTAAGTTAGATGAGTTGCTATCTTTAAATAAAGTCGAACAGAGTTTAAAGCTAGCAGAAATTAATAGTCGATTAGAAACATTAAATGCTCAAGATCGCATTCATTGGGCATTAAAGCATTTACAAGGTGAATTTGCAGTTTCTTCAAGCTTTGGAATACAAGCGGCGGTCATGCTGCATTTAGTGACACAAGCTAAATCAGACATACCTGTCATTTTGACCGATACAGGCTACTTATTTCCTGAGACTTATCGTTTTATCGATGAGCTCACTAATAAGCTCACTCTTAACTTAAAAGTTTTCCGTGCAGAGCAGAGTCCAAATTGGCAAGAAGCGCTATATGGTAAGTTATGGGAACAAGGTGTCGAAGGCCTCGAAAAGTACAATAAGATAAATAAAGTAGAACCAATGCGTCGGGCATTACATGAATTAAAGATCTCCACTTGGTTTTCTGGGCTAAGACGTGATCAATCAAGCACACGAAATAATTTACCTATATTAGCTATCCAGAATGGAGTCTTTAAGTTTTTGCCAATTATTGATTGGACTAATAAAGACATCTATGACTACCTACAGAAACATGGTTTGTCTTATCATCCATTATGGGAGCAAGGATATTTATCAGTAGGTGATACACATACGACACGTAAGTGGGAACCAGGAATGACCGAAGAGGAAACTCGTTTTTTTGGTTTGAAACGGGAATGTGGTCTTCATGAAGATGATCCAGATGCTCAAACTGATGGTTCTGGAATATAA
- a CDS encoding YacL family protein has protein sequence MDFEFKKNTLDGSYRVEFSSGHEAIGHWLIEEIGADLGKLEYVLQQIGAQKNINKEWRLLGQEWSLFIEQNEVHISSNHLLTIDDEELSDDLSAYDEESQSWCGIEDFEQVLHSWCAFIR, from the coding sequence ATGGACTTTGAATTTAAGAAGAACACTTTAGATGGAAGTTATCGAGTTGAGTTTTCATCTGGACATGAAGCTATTGGTCATTGGTTGATCGAAGAAATTGGTGCTGATCTAGGAAAACTTGAATATGTTTTGCAGCAAATTGGTGCACAAAAAAATATTAATAAAGAATGGCGTTTATTAGGGCAAGAATGGAGTTTATTTATCGAACAAAATGAAGTTCATATATCTTCAAATCATTTATTAACTATTGATGATGAAGAGCTTTCTGATGATTTATCAGCTTATGATGAAGAAAGTCAGTCTTGGTGTGGAATTGAAGATTTTGAACAAGTTCTGCATTCTTGGTGTGCATTTATTCGTTGA
- the zur gene encoding zinc uptake transcriptional repressor Zur, producing the protein MKATILNTRLLQQVTELCQQRGVRLTSQRQQVLELIWQQKGSATAYELLDKLKQTEPQAKPPTVYRALEFLLEQGFIHRVESTNSFVSCCFFDEHDCHGQHKHFSHLLICDQCGDVTELQDETLIKRLTKNINAHGFKLTNHVIETHGVCKSCQ; encoded by the coding sequence ATTAAGGCTACGATTTTGAATACACGTTTACTTCAACAAGTGACTGAACTTTGTCAACAAAGAGGGGTTCGTCTCACCTCACAACGTCAACAAGTCTTAGAACTGATTTGGCAACAAAAAGGATCGGCGACGGCGTATGAGTTATTGGATAAACTAAAGCAAACCGAACCTCAAGCTAAGCCACCTACGGTCTACAGAGCGTTAGAGTTTTTATTAGAGCAAGGGTTTATCCATCGTGTTGAATCCACCAATAGTTTTGTGTCGTGTTGTTTTTTTGATGAACATGATTGCCACGGTCAACACAAGCATTTTTCTCACTTGCTCATTTGTGATCAATGTGGGGATGTGACAGAGCTACAAGATGAGACATTAATCAAACGACTCACTAAGAATATTAATGCTCATGGATTTAAGCTTACCAACCACGTGATTGAAACTCATGGGGTGTGCAAAAGCTGCCAATAA
- a CDS encoding envelope stress response protein PspG: MFELLFILVFFGVLMFTGVTMVTFFIAFAAALLFGFVVTMVGAVIKLLPWIIVALIGLYLYKHYNKPSPF; the protein is encoded by the coding sequence ATGTTCGAATTATTGTTTATCTTAGTGTTCTTTGGAGTATTGATGTTCACCGGCGTCACTATGGTGACTTTCTTTATTGCCTTTGCAGCGGCCCTATTGTTTGGCTTTGTCGTAACTATGGTTGGCGCGGTGATCAAATTATTACCTTGGATCATTGTTGCGCTTATCGGTTTGTATCTTTATAAGCATTACAATAAGCCAAGTCCTTTTTAA
- a CDS encoding assimilatory sulfite reductase (NADPH) flavoprotein subunit → MLLKDLSALASPLNDQQIGQLQQAMAELSPQQLAWVSGYFWGLSQTGQPAGSAQSSQLSVASQPAGKLTIIYASQTGNAKGVAEALKNEADTNGIAVELFDASDYKGKNLAKETHVIIVASTNGEGEAPDNAIELHEFLQSKKAPKLPNLQYAVIGLGDSSYEFFCQTGKDFDSYLSKLGATAFLERVDCDVDYEAPAAEWRKQALEKVKETLSANDAQVVQLPVGQSAHIESPWNKQNPYTASLLTSQKITGRDSGKDVRHIEIDLDGSGITYQPGDALGVWYENSSDLVAAILDQVGLSGIESIELDDESLSIHSALVSKFEITTSNPQLVTQYAELSGSKKLQKLVEDKDKLREYSSNTQVIDVLREKKTTLTAEQLTSLFRKLTPRLYSIASSQAEVEDEVHLTVGLVEYQQGEEKRFGGASHYLTHRLEEGDSVKVFIEHNNNFKLPQDDSTPVIMIGPGTGIAPFRSFIQEREARDAEGKNWLFFGDRTFTQDFLYQVEWQKYLKSGILTKMDVAFSRDQAEKVYVQDRILENAAEVWQWLQQGAYIYICGDANRMAKDVHNALIQVVKEQGQLGQEQAEEFINDLRKAKRYQRDVY, encoded by the coding sequence ATGTTACTAAAGGATCTTTCGGCTCTGGCTAGCCCGCTTAATGATCAACAAATTGGTCAATTGCAACAAGCGATGGCTGAGCTGTCTCCACAACAACTGGCTTGGGTCAGTGGTTACTTTTGGGGCTTAAGCCAAACCGGTCAGCCCGCAGGTAGCGCCCAATCTTCTCAATTATCTGTCGCTTCTCAACCGGCTGGAAAATTGACCATCATTTATGCCTCACAAACGGGTAATGCTAAAGGGGTGGCAGAAGCACTTAAAAATGAAGCCGATACTAATGGTATAGCGGTGGAATTATTTGATGCGAGTGATTACAAAGGAAAAAATTTAGCCAAAGAAACTCACGTGATCATTGTTGCCTCAACCAACGGTGAAGGGGAAGCACCAGATAATGCGATTGAACTGCATGAGTTTTTACAATCGAAGAAGGCCCCTAAACTACCGAACTTACAATACGCGGTGATAGGTTTAGGAGATTCTAGTTATGAGTTCTTTTGCCAAACGGGTAAAGATTTTGATAGTTACTTAAGTAAGCTTGGCGCAACCGCCTTTTTAGAGCGTGTTGATTGTGATGTTGATTACGAAGCACCTGCGGCTGAATGGCGTAAGCAAGCATTAGAAAAAGTGAAAGAAACCTTATCGGCTAACGATGCGCAAGTTGTGCAATTACCTGTTGGTCAATCTGCCCATATTGAAAGCCCATGGAATAAACAAAATCCTTATACGGCAAGTCTTTTGACCAGCCAAAAAATTACCGGTCGCGATTCTGGAAAAGATGTTCGCCATATTGAAATTGATCTCGATGGTTCAGGCATTACTTATCAGCCTGGAGATGCGTTAGGTGTTTGGTATGAAAACAGTTCTGATCTAGTCGCTGCGATTTTAGATCAAGTTGGTCTATCTGGTATTGAAAGCATTGAGCTCGATGATGAAAGCCTTTCTATTCATAGTGCATTAGTGAGTAAGTTTGAGATCACAACGTCGAATCCACAGCTTGTTACTCAATACGCCGAATTATCAGGCAGTAAGAAATTACAAAAGCTGGTGGAAGATAAAGACAAGTTACGTGAGTACTCAAGCAACACTCAAGTTATTGATGTTCTAAGAGAGAAGAAAACAACACTGACCGCTGAGCAATTAACTAGTTTGTTCCGTAAATTAACACCACGTTTATATTCCATTGCTTCAAGTCAGGCTGAAGTTGAAGATGAAGTGCATTTAACCGTTGGTCTAGTTGAGTATCAACAAGGTGAAGAAAAGCGTTTTGGTGGCGCGTCACATTATTTAACTCATCGTTTAGAGGAGGGAGATAGCGTTAAAGTCTTCATTGAGCACAACAATAATTTCAAACTGCCGCAAGATGATAGCACCCCAGTGATCATGATCGGCCCAGGTACGGGTATAGCACCATTCCGGAGTTTTATTCAAGAAAGAGAAGCACGAGATGCTGAAGGTAAAAATTGGTTATTTTTTGGTGACCGTACTTTCACCCAAGATTTCTTATACCAAGTGGAATGGCAGAAATATTTAAAATCTGGAATCTTGACCAAGATGGATGTGGCTTTTAGTCGTGATCAGGCCGAAAAGGTCTACGTACAAGATCGTATCTTAGAAAATGCTGCGGAAGTTTGGCAATGGTTGCAACAAGGGGCTTATATCTATATTTGTGGAGATGCCAATAGAATGGCAAAAGATGTCCACAATGCATTGATTCAAGTTGTTAAAGAGCAAGGTCAGTTAGGTCAAGAGCAAGCAGAAGAATTTATTAATGACCTACGTAAAGCAAAACGTTATCAAAGGGATGTGTACTAA
- a CDS encoding ABC transporter permease: MKEKYLSWTLTSWFITLLLVIPIFAIFWIAIGESDELFAHLFSSVLPTYTLNTFLLVCGTVILTCVFGLPAAWFMAMCHIPGEKWLQWLLVLPLAMPSYIVGYIYTDWFDFAGPIQIWIRHTFLLSPQDYWFPDLRTLPGAIVILSLVLYPYVYLLARSAFMEQNRSLLQSARLLNCTPWQSFVRVSLPLARPAIAVGLSLVAMETLGDFGTVSYFAVSTLTTAVYDTWLGYSNLTAAAKISALMLLVMVLLLSGERYSRRKQKHFQSQFSNHDEQRYVLQGCTKYLALSWCWGLALVGFILPVLQLVHYAYRYFSRSWTVEFQVYSLNSLKVSLSAALVCVLVALVVNFYRRLTMHTGDKASSLPLLPMRLSSLGYAVPGTVLAIGIMAAVLFLDHSVNDFAKWMEWSRPGLIFSGTMFALIFALTVRFAAVAIGSVESNLAKVPPSLDMAARTMGCNASQMLKRVHLPLTMRGALIAGLLVFIESMKELNASILLRPFNFETLSTYVYNYVSDQQLEMAALPAILLVLVGLIPLILVNRSLEKGH; encoded by the coding sequence ATGAAAGAAAAGTATTTATCATGGACATTAACGAGTTGGTTTATCACGTTATTGTTGGTTATTCCTATCTTTGCCATCTTCTGGATTGCGATTGGTGAGAGTGATGAGTTATTTGCTCATTTATTTTCTTCGGTACTTCCAACTTATACGCTTAATACTTTTTTATTAGTTTGTGGCACGGTGATATTAACCTGTGTTTTCGGCTTACCTGCTGCTTGGTTTATGGCGATGTGTCATATTCCAGGGGAAAAATGGTTACAATGGTTGTTAGTGTTACCTTTAGCCATGCCCAGCTATATTGTCGGTTATATTTATACCGACTGGTTTGATTTTGCCGGTCCAATACAAATTTGGATCCGTCATACTTTTTTACTATCACCTCAAGATTATTGGTTTCCTGACTTACGAACGTTACCAGGGGCGATTGTGATCTTGTCTTTAGTTCTTTACCCTTATGTGTATCTATTGGCTCGTTCCGCCTTTATGGAGCAGAATCGTTCTTTATTACAGTCTGCTCGATTATTAAATTGCACGCCATGGCAAAGCTTTGTACGAGTGTCCCTACCTCTAGCAAGACCAGCCATTGCGGTTGGTTTATCTCTTGTGGCGATGGAAACATTGGGCGATTTTGGTACGGTCAGTTATTTTGCTGTGAGTACCCTGACGACAGCGGTGTATGATACTTGGCTAGGCTATTCGAATTTAACCGCTGCCGCTAAAATCTCTGCGCTTATGCTACTTGTTATGGTGTTACTGTTAAGTGGTGAGCGATATAGCCGTAGAAAGCAAAAGCATTTTCAATCGCAATTTTCTAACCATGATGAGCAGCGTTATGTACTACAAGGTTGCACAAAGTATTTAGCCTTATCTTGGTGTTGGGGCTTGGCCTTAGTAGGGTTTATCTTACCGGTATTACAATTAGTTCATTATGCTTATCGATACTTTTCTCGCAGTTGGACTGTGGAGTTTCAAGTTTACTCATTAAATAGTCTTAAGGTCTCATTGAGTGCTGCTCTTGTCTGTGTCTTAGTGGCTTTGGTGGTCAATTTTTATCGACGTCTCACGATGCATACAGGAGATAAGGCTTCATCGTTACCGCTACTTCCTATGCGTTTGTCCTCTTTAGGTTATGCAGTACCAGGTACTGTACTGGCAATAGGGATCATGGCGGCCGTATTGTTTTTAGATCACAGTGTCAATGATTTTGCGAAATGGATGGAATGGAGTCGACCTGGTTTGATCTTCTCCGGGACCATGTTTGCTTTAATTTTTGCATTAACGGTTCGTTTTGCTGCAGTGGCAATAGGGAGCGTTGAAAGTAATCTTGCTAAAGTTCCTCCAAGTCTTGATATGGCAGCACGCACCATGGGGTGTAATGCCTCACAAATGCTAAAAAGGGTGCACTTACCTTTGACGATGCGAGGTGCGTTAATTGCTGGGCTATTGGTCTTTATTGAGTCGATGAAAGAGCTTAATGCCTCGATATTATTGCGTCCATTTAACTTTGAAACCTTGTCGACGTATGTTTATAACTATGTGTCAGATCAGCAATTAGAAATGGCAGCGTTACCGGCTATTTTATTGGTTTTAGTTGGTTTGATCCCATTAATTCTTGTCAACCGTTCTTTAGAAAAGGGACATTAA
- the glnK gene encoding P-II family nitrogen regulator — MKLISAIIKPFKLDDVREALADVGIEGMTVSEVKGFGRQKGHTELYRGAEYQVDFLPKVKVEIATQSDNVDRVIEAIMKAAQTGKIGDGKIFVFDLQHAVRIRTGEMDDEAL, encoded by the coding sequence ATGAAATTAATTAGTGCAATAATCAAACCGTTTAAATTAGATGATGTCCGCGAAGCGTTAGCTGATGTTGGTATTGAAGGGATGACTGTATCTGAAGTCAAAGGTTTCGGTCGTCAGAAAGGGCATACGGAACTATACCGTGGTGCTGAATATCAAGTCGACTTTTTACCTAAAGTGAAAGTGGAGATAGCAACTCAAAGCGATAACGTTGATCGTGTTATTGAGGCGATAATGAAAGCCGCTCAAACAGGGAAAATTGGTGACGGTAAAATCTTTGTTTTCGATCTACAGCATGCTGTCCGTATTCGTACGGGTGAAATGGATGATGAAGCGCTTTAA
- a CDS encoding ammonium transporter, with protein MEMTEMKYALDTFFLLISGALVMWMAAGFSMLEAGLVRSKNTTEILTKNFVLYGIACTMFLLVGYNIMYVGNAEGGIFPSFGSLIGTQADDAGHSLGSDFFFQVVFVATAMSVVSGAVAERMKLSTFLIFSVVLTGFIYPIEGYWTWGGGFLSAAGFSDFAGSGIVHLAGAAAALAGVLLLGARKGKYGKNGEVHPIQGSNMPLATLGTFILWFGWFGFNGGSQLAVSSADDATAVGLVYLNTNAAAAAGAVAALITVKLIWGKADLTMILNGALAGLVAITADPASPSPIMAVVIGAVAGVLVIFSILFFDKVKIDDPVGAISVHGVCGIFGLLMVPLSNDGASFGAQIYGAVVIFAWVFGASLVLWGILKATMGIRVSEEEEMDGVDMHDCGVAAYPEFTSNK; from the coding sequence ATGGAAATGACTGAAATGAAGTACGCATTAGATACCTTTTTTCTATTGATATCTGGTGCATTAGTAATGTGGATGGCCGCTGGTTTTTCAATGTTAGAAGCGGGTTTGGTACGTTCAAAGAATACCACAGAAATTTTAACTAAGAACTTTGTCCTATACGGTATTGCTTGTACGATGTTCTTGTTAGTTGGTTATAACATTATGTATGTAGGCAATGCTGAAGGCGGTATTTTCCCATCATTTGGTAGTTTAATTGGTACGCAGGCGGATGATGCTGGCCATTCATTAGGTTCTGACTTCTTCTTCCAAGTCGTGTTCGTCGCAACAGCCATGTCGGTTGTTTCAGGCGCAGTTGCTGAGCGTATGAAATTATCTACCTTCCTTATTTTTAGCGTAGTGTTAACTGGGTTCATTTATCCTATTGAAGGGTATTGGACTTGGGGTGGTGGTTTCTTATCTGCTGCTGGATTTAGTGACTTTGCAGGCTCTGGTATTGTTCATTTAGCGGGAGCTGCAGCTGCACTTGCGGGTGTACTATTGTTAGGTGCTCGTAAAGGTAAGTATGGTAAGAATGGTGAAGTTCACCCTATTCAAGGTTCAAACATGCCATTAGCCACATTAGGAACATTTATTTTATGGTTTGGTTGGTTTGGTTTTAACGGTGGTTCACAGCTAGCTGTTTCTTCTGCGGATGATGCAACAGCAGTTGGTTTAGTTTATTTGAACACTAACGCTGCCGCTGCTGCCGGTGCCGTAGCTGCATTAATTACGGTAAAACTGATTTGGGGTAAAGCAGACCTAACGATGATTCTTAATGGCGCTTTAGCGGGGTTAGTCGCTATTACAGCAGACCCTGCCTCACCATCACCTATTATGGCCGTTGTGATTGGTGCCGTCGCTGGTGTTTTGGTTATCTTTAGTATCTTATTCTTTGATAAAGTGAAAATTGATGATCCAGTTGGTGCTATATCAGTACACGGTGTGTGCGGTATCTTTGGTTTGTTAATGGTTCCATTGAGCAATGATGGTGCTTCATTCGGTGCTCAAATTTATGGCGCAGTTGTTATTTTTGCCTGGGTATTTGGTGCAAGCTTAGTGCTCTGGGGAATTCTAAAAGCCACGATGGGCATTCGAGTATCAGAAGAAGAAGAGATGGATGGTGTCGATATGCATGATTGTGGTGTCGCAGCCTATCCTGAGTTTACTTCTAATAAATAA
- a CDS encoding Fe(3+) ABC transporter substrate-binding protein: MKKLLLSTAVATSLFAPLAMSAEEVNVYSYRQPFLVEPMLNQFTKETGIKVNVKFAKDGIAEKLKQEGEYSPADVVLTVDISRLAELSDKEVVQPVNSDVINSNIPAQYRDTEGEWFGVTTRSRVVYSSKDRVGKLPASFDYLDLAKPEYKGKICTRPGKHPYNVSLVSAMIAHYGEAETKQWLEGVKSNLARKPQGSDRGQVQAIKEGLCDYSLGNSYYFGKMLNDKDQKAWAEAVYINFPGQEAFGTHMNISGMAMAKYAPNKENALKLMEFLSGDEAQKMYAEDNFESPVKPGVSPSKLVASWGEYKADTLSLDDIASHHETAVKLLDEVKFDL, translated from the coding sequence ATGAAAAAATTACTACTTTCAACAGCCGTTGCAACTTCTTTATTTGCTCCTTTAGCGATGTCTGCTGAAGAAGTGAATGTCTATTCTTATCGTCAACCATTTTTAGTTGAGCCGATGCTAAACCAATTTACGAAAGAAACAGGCATTAAGGTTAATGTGAAGTTTGCTAAAGATGGTATTGCTGAGAAGCTAAAACAAGAAGGTGAATATAGTCCTGCAGACGTCGTATTAACGGTTGATATTAGTCGTTTGGCTGAGTTAAGCGATAAAGAAGTAGTGCAGCCCGTCAACAGTGATGTCATCAATAGTAATATTCCTGCTCAATATCGTGATACAGAAGGTGAATGGTTTGGTGTCACGACACGCTCTCGAGTCGTTTACTCCTCAAAAGATCGTGTCGGAAAATTACCTGCATCATTTGATTACTTAGATCTAGCAAAACCAGAATACAAAGGAAAGATTTGTACACGTCCAGGTAAACACCCTTATAACGTATCACTCGTATCAGCCATGATTGCTCATTATGGTGAAGCTGAAACCAAGCAATGGTTAGAAGGGGTAAAGTCTAATCTTGCACGTAAACCACAAGGTAGTGATCGTGGTCAGGTTCAAGCGATCAAAGAGGGTTTATGTGATTACTCATTAGGGAATAGTTATTACTTCGGCAAAATGCTCAACGATAAAGATCAAAAAGCATGGGCTGAAGCGGTATATATTAACTTTCCAGGCCAAGAAGCTTTTGGTACCCACATGAATATCAGTGGTATGGCAATGGCAAAATATGCACCAAATAAAGAGAATGCTCTGAAGCTAATGGAGTTTTTATCTGGTGATGAAGCTCAAAAAATGTATGCGGAAGATAATTTTGAATCCCCAGTAAAACCGGGTGTCTCACCGTCTAAATTAGTAGCCTCATGGGGAGAATATAAAGCCGATACCTTGTCTCTTGATGATATTGCTTCTCATCACGAAACCGCCGTAAAATTATTAGATGAAGTTAAATTCGATTTATAA
- the dusA gene encoding tRNA dihydrouridine(20/20a) synthase DusA, whose amino-acid sequence MKNYPLQRFSVAPMLDWTDRHCRYFHRLLSEHALLYTEMVTTGAILYGKGDFLQFSQPEHPVALQLGGSNPADLAKCAQLAAERGYDEINLNVGCPSDRVQNGMFGACLMAEPELVAECMAAMREVVDIPVTVKTRIGIDEQDSYEFLTRFITLVSEKGGVDQFTIHARKAWLSGLSPKENREIPELIYERAYQVKKDFPHLTIAVNGGVKTLEECETHLKHLDGVMVGREAYQNPYLLAEVDQRLFGADKPIIKRRQVVQKMLPYIEDEMAKGASLGHITRHMLGLFQAMPGARQWRRHISENAHKSGAGIEVVEAALAKIPAELDV is encoded by the coding sequence ATGAAAAATTACCCATTGCAACGTTTTTCCGTCGCTCCAATGCTCGATTGGACCGATCGCCACTGTCGTTACTTTCATCGTCTACTTTCAGAGCATGCATTGCTATATACCGAAATGGTGACCACTGGCGCAATTCTTTATGGCAAAGGGGATTTTTTGCAGTTTTCTCAACCAGAGCACCCTGTGGCCTTACAATTAGGAGGCTCTAACCCTGCAGATTTAGCTAAGTGTGCGCAGTTAGCGGCGGAGCGTGGTTATGATGAGATCAACCTTAACGTTGGTTGCCCATCGGATCGGGTGCAAAATGGTATGTTTGGTGCTTGCCTGATGGCGGAACCTGAGCTGGTGGCTGAATGTATGGCAGCGATGCGTGAAGTCGTTGATATTCCGGTCACCGTGAAAACGCGTATTGGGATTGATGAGCAGGATTCGTATGAATTTTTAACCCGCTTTATTACTTTAGTGAGTGAGAAGGGTGGCGTCGATCAATTTACTATTCATGCTCGTAAAGCATGGCTTTCAGGATTAAGCCCTAAAGAGAACCGTGAAATTCCAGAACTTATTTATGAGCGTGCTTATCAGGTAAAAAAAGATTTCCCACATTTAACTATTGCGGTTAATGGGGGAGTGAAAACCTTAGAAGAATGTGAAACACATCTTAAGCACCTCGATGGTGTGATGGTTGGACGTGAAGCATACCAAAACCCGTATTTATTGGCGGAAGTGGACCAACGTTTATTTGGAGCGGATAAACCGATAATCAAAAGACGTCAGGTGGTGCAGAAAATGTTGCCATACATTGAAGATGAAATGGCAAAAGGAGCCAGTTTAGGCCATATCACACGTCATATGTTAGGGTTATTCCAAGCTATGCCAGGCGCACGTCAATGGCGTCGTCATATCAGTGAGAATGCCCATAAGTCAGGCGCTGGGATTGAAGTCGTCGAAGCCGCTTTAGCCAAAATTCCTGCTGAATTAGATGTTTAA
- the cysI gene encoding assimilatory sulfite reductase (NADPH) hemoprotein subunit, giving the protein MSTKEQVVLGEVLGPLSDGERLKAESNFLRGTIAEDLQNPITGAVTGDNFTLIRFHGMYLQDDRDIRAERAKQKLEPLHTLMVRARLPAGVITPTQWLGVDKWADEHTLYGSIRLTTRQTFQYHGILKPNIKKVHKALNSIGIDSIGTAADMNRNVLCTANPYQSAVHQEAYEWSKKISEHFLPHARGYAEVWLDAEKIDSTVQEEEPILGRTYLPRKFKTTIAIPPLNDVDVHANDLNFVAIEENGKLIGFNVLVGGGLAMTHGDTSTYPRRADDLGFIPVDKTLAFAEAVVTTQRDWGNRSNRKNAKTKYTLDRVGIDVFKAEVEKRAGSQFAESRPYEFTERGDRIGWSEGIDGKHYLSLFIENGRILDYPGKPLKTGMAELAKVHKGDFRITANQNLIVAGVATDQKELIESIAVKHGLMDVSVSEQRKNSMACVAFPTCPLAMAEAERFLPSFVTQVEGILEKHQLPKEENIILRVTGCPNGCGRAMLAEIGLVGKAPGRYNLHLGGNRSGTRVPKMYKENITDKQILTEIDELVGRWAHERELNEAFGDFVIRVGIIDEVVISKRDFHA; this is encoded by the coding sequence ATGAGCACGAAAGAACAAGTAGTATTAGGTGAAGTCTTAGGTCCACTTTCTGATGGTGAGCGTTTAAAGGCCGAAAGTAATTTCTTACGTGGAACCATAGCCGAAGATTTACAAAATCCCATTACAGGGGCAGTAACCGGAGATAACTTCACTCTAATCCGTTTTCATGGCATGTATTTACAAGATGACCGTGATATTCGCGCTGAACGAGCCAAGCAAAAATTAGAGCCATTGCATACTTTGATGGTACGTGCGCGTTTACCGGCAGGGGTGATCACACCAACACAATGGCTTGGTGTCGATAAGTGGGCAGATGAGCATACTCTTTATGGCAGTATCCGTTTAACCACTCGTCAAACATTTCAATATCACGGCATTTTAAAACCAAATATTAAAAAGGTGCATAAGGCTCTTAATTCAATTGGTATTGACTCGATTGGTACTGCGGCAGATATGAATCGAAATGTGCTTTGTACGGCTAACCCATACCAATCAGCAGTGCATCAAGAAGCTTATGAATGGTCAAAGAAAATCAGTGAACATTTCTTACCACATGCGAGAGGGTATGCGGAAGTTTGGTTAGATGCAGAAAAGATTGATAGTACTGTTCAAGAAGAAGAGCCTATTTTAGGAAGGACATATTTACCTCGTAAGTTTAAAACCACGATTGCGATTCCACCACTAAACGATGTGGATGTTCATGCGAACGATTTGAACTTTGTTGCGATAGAAGAGAACGGAAAATTAATTGGTTTTAATGTGCTGGTGGGTGGCGGTTTGGCAATGACTCATGGTGATACCTCTACCTACCCTCGCCGTGCTGATGATTTGGGATTTATTCCAGTAGATAAAACGTTAGCTTTTGCTGAGGCAGTTGTTACCACCCAACGAGATTGGGGTAACCGTTCTAATCGTAAAAATGCTAAGACTAAATATACTTTAGATCGCGTTGGGATTGATGTCTTTAAAGCTGAAGTAGAAAAACGAGCAGGAAGTCAATTTGCAGAAAGCCGTCCTTATGAATTTACTGAACGTGGAGATCGTATAGGTTGGTCAGAAGGTATTGATGGAAAACATTACTTATCTCTATTTATAGAGAATGGTCGTATTTTAGATTATCCGGGTAAGCCACTTAAAACTGGCATGGCTGAACTCGCTAAAGTTCATAAAGGTGACTTTCGTATTACGGCAAACCAAAATTTAATTGTGGCGGGTGTAGCGACTGATCAAAAAGAACTCATAGAAAGCATAGCGGTTAAACATGGCTTAATGGATGTCTCGGTGAGTGAGCAGCGTAAAAATTCAATGGCGTGTGTGGCATTTCCTACTTGTCCGTTAGCCATGGCGGAAGCGGAGCGTTTTCTACCTTCTTTTGTTACTCAAGTTGAAGGGATTTTAGAAAAGCACCAATTACCGAAAGAAGAGAATATTATTTTACGTGTAACAGGGTGTCCTAATGGTTGTGGTCGTGCGATGTTGGCGGAAATAGGCTTAGTCGGTAAGGCGCCAGGTCGATATAACTTACACTTAGGTGGCAATAGAAGTGGGACTCGTGTACCTAAAATGTATAAAGAGAACATTACAGATAAACAGATACTCACTGAAATTGATGAATTGGTTGGTCGCTGGGCCCATGAGCGTGAACTAAATGAAGCATTTGGTGATTTTGTCATCCGTGTTGGCATTATTGATGAGGTTGTGATCTCTAAGAGGGACTTCCATGCTTAA